The DNA sequence ACCAAGGTGCTGCCGTGCGAGCTGATCAGTGTCGATTCGGCGCTGGTCTATCGCGGCATGGACATTGGCACCGCCAAGCCTTCCAGGGAACTGCTGGCTGAGTATCCTCATCGTCTGATCGACATTCTCGATCCGGCCGAAGCGTATTCTGCAGCGGATTTCCGTCGCGATGCACTGGTGGCCATGGCCGAGATCACCGCACGCGGAAAAATTCCGCTGCTGGTGGGCGGCACGATGCTCTATTACAAGGCTTTGATCGAAGGCCTTGCGGACATGCCGGCGGCCGATCCTGAAGTTCGCGCGCAGATCGAAGAAGAGGCTGCACGCCTTGGCTGGCAGGCCCTGCACGATCAACTGGCGATAATCGACCCAGAGTCGGCGGCACGCATCCATCCGAACGATCCGCAACGACTGAGTCGTGCGCTGGAAGTTTACCGGGTCAGCGGTCAGAGCATGACTGAACTGCGGCTGAAGCAATCTGTACAAAGTACCGAAGCGGCCGCATCGGGACTGCAACAATTGCCCTATACTGTCGCGAACCTGGCGATTGCTCCAACTAATCGGCAGGTACTGCACGAGCGCATTAAACAAAGATTCACAAATATGCTGGAACAGGGATTCATCGACGAGGTCGTAGCCCTGCGTAATAGAAGTGACCTGCATGCCGGGTTGCCGTCTATACGTGCGGTAGGCTACCGCCAGGTCTGGGACTTCCTGGATGGCAAGCTGACGTCGGCCGAGATGCAGGAGCGGGGCATCATCGCCACGCGCCAATTGGCCAAACGCCAGTTCACCTGGCTGCGCAGCTGGAAAGATTTACACTGGCTCGACAGTCTGGATTGCGACAATCTGCCACGCGCCTTGAAATACCTTGGGACGATCTCCATATTGAGCTGAGTCCTTGCAATTGCCGTCTATCCTTGGGGGTGTGGCGGCAAAAGCCATCTGTTTACCTATTTTTTATATTGAATCCTTAAAGGAGTGCGGCACATGTCAAAAGGGCATTCGCTACAAGACCCTTACTTGAATACTTTACGTAAAGAGAAAGTGGGGGTTTCCATCTACCTGGTGAACGGGATCAAACTGCAAGGCACGATCGAGTCGTTCGACCAGTTCGTTATCCTGCTGAAAAACACCGTCAGCCAGATGGTTTACAAACACGCTATCTCTACAGTCGTGCCGGTTCGTCCAATTCGTCTGCCTAGCGCAACCGAATCCGAAGCAGGTGACGCTGAGCCAGGTAACGCCTGATAGGAGTCTCCTTTGTTCTTTGAGCGCCACGGTGGTGGTGAACGAGTCATCCTCGTTCACTTGGATGGACAGGACCCTGAGGCGCGCGAAGATCCGCAGGAGTTTCAGGAACTGGCAAATTCGGCTGGCGCCGAGACCGTTGCGTTTTTTAACGTGCCGCGTCATCGGCCAACCGCCAAATACCTGATTGGCAGCGGCAAGGTCGAGGAACTGCGCGACCTGGTCCACGCCGAAGAAGCCGATCTGGTGATCTTCAATCACGTCCTCACGCCCAGTCAGGAACGTAACCTCGAACGTGTTTTCGAGTGTCGCGTGATCGACCGTACCGGTCTGATTCTCGATATTTTCGCCCAACGCGCCCGTACCCATGAGGGCAAGCTCCAGGTAGAACTGGCCCAGCTTGACCACATGAGCACCCGGCTGGTTCGCGGCTGGACTCACCTTGAGCGTCAGGGTGGTGGTATCGGCATGCGCGGCCCGGGTGAAACCCAGCTCGAAACCGACCGGCGACTGCTGCGGGTTCGCCTGCGCCAGATCAAGGGCCGGCTGGAAAAAGTGCGTAGCCAGCGCGAACAGTCGCGTCGCGGCCGCTCGCGTGCGGATATTCCTACCGTTTCTCTGGTGGGATACACCAACGCCGGTAAATCCACGCTGTTCAATAACGTGACGAAGTCCGAGGTTTACGCGGCTGACCAACTGTTCGCCACGCTGGACCCGACCCTGCGCCGTCTGGATCTGGACGACCTGGGGCCGATTGTCCTGGCCGACACGGTGGGTTTCATCCGCCACTTGCCGCACAAACTGGTCGAGGCATTTCGGTCTACGCTCGAAGAGTCGAGCAACTCCGACCTGCTGTTGCACGTGATCGATGCGGCCGAACCGGATCGCATGTTGCAGATCGAGCAGGTGATGGTGGTGCTGGGCGAGATCGGTGCCCAGGACTTGCCGATCCTCGAGGTCTATAACAAACTCGATTTGCTTGAAGGCGTTGAGCCACAAATCCAGCGCGATGAAAACGGCAAGCCCCAACGGGTCTGGCTGTCGGCGCGTGATGGCACCGGTCTGGAATTGCTCGAGCAGGCGATTGCCGAGTTGTTGGGCAGCGACCTGTTCGTGGGAACGTTGCGCCTGCCTCAGCGGTTCGCGCGTCTGCGTGCCCAGTTCTTCGAGCTGGGCGCGGTACAGAAAGAAGAACACGACGAAGAAGGGGTCAGCTTGCTGGCCGTTCGATTGCCACGCTCGGAGCTCAATCGACTGGTCAGTCGTGAAGGCGTTGTGCCGACGGAGTTCATCGAGCAACACACTTTGCAATAAAAGCCTGGCAAAGCGGTTGTGCCGCAACGGCAGGCATTCTGTAGCATTGGTCGGCGCGCCGTGGGTGCGTCTTTGCTTTATCAGATGGAGAGCGCTATGGCTTGGAATGAGCCGGGTGGCAACTCGAACAATCAGGATCCTTGGGGTGGCAAGCGTCGCAACAACGGCGACCGCAAGGGGCCGCCGGATCTCGACGAGGCCTTCCGAAAGCTGCAGGAAAGCCTGAACGGGTTGTTCGGTGGTGGAAAAAAACGCGGTGATGACGGTGGTGGCTCGGGCAAGAGCGGCGGCTTCGGCGGCCTGCTCGGCATCGGCCTTGTCGTGCTGGCGGCCGTCTGGCTGTACAGCGCGGTGTACGTCGTGGACGAGCAGGAGCAAGCCGTGGTGCTGCGCTTCGGCAAGTACTACGAGACTGTCGGTCCCGGTCTGAACATCTACTTCCCGCCGATCGACAAGAAGTACATGGAGAACGTCACGCGTGAGCGTGCCTACACCAAGCAGGGCCAGATGCTGACCGAAGACGAGAACATCGTCGAAGTGCCGCTGACCGTGCAGTACAAGATCAGCAACCTGCAAGACTTCGTGCTGAACGTCGACCAGCCGGAAATCAGCCTGCAACATGCGACCGACAGTGCGCTGCGCCATGTGGTGGGTTCCACCGCGATGGACCAGGTGCTGACCGAAGGTCGTGAGCTGATGGCCAGCGAGATCAAGGAGCGTCTGCAACGTTTCCTCGATACCTATCGCACCGGTATCACCGTCACCCAGGTCAACGTACAGAGCGCAGCGGCACCGCGTGAAGTGCAGGAAGCCTTCGATGACGTGATCCGCGCCCGTGAAGACGAGCAGCGTTCGCGCAACCAGGCTGAAACCTACGCCAACGGCGTGGTGCCGGAAGCCCGTGGTCAGGCCCAGCGTATCCTTGAAGATGCCAACGGTTACCGTGACGAAACGGTCTCGCGCGCCAAGGGTGAGGCAGATCGCTTCACCAAGCTGGTCGCCGAGTATCGCAAGGCGCCCGAGGTCACTCGCCAGCGTCTGTACCTGGACACCATGCAGGAAGTCTTCAGCAGCACCAGCAAGGTACTCGTGACCGGCAACAAGAACGGCCAGAGCAACCTGCTTTACCTGCCGCTGGACAAGATGATTCAGAACAGTTCGGGCAGTAATGCGCCGGTCACCGGTTCGGCTGCCGCCAGCAACAACACGGACGTCACGCCGCATGTCACTGACCTGCCGCAGTCGCGTACAAGGGAGACCCGCTGATGAGCAATAAATCGCTGATCGCCCTGATCGTTGGCGTTGTTGTAGTACTGGTTGGCTGGAACTGCTTCTACATCGTCGCTCAGACCGAGCGTGCGGTGCTGCTGCAATTCGGTCGCGTGGTTCAGGCTGACGTTCAGCCAGGTCTGCATGTGAAAGTGCCTTACGTTAACCAGGTGCGTAAATTCGACGCACGTCTGATGACGCTGGATGCACCGACACAACGCTTCCTGACGCTGGAAAAGAAAGCCGTGATGGTCGATGCCTACGCCAAGTGGCGCGTGAAAGATGCCGAGCGCTTCTACACCGCGACTTCCGGCCTCAAGCAGATTGCCGACGAGCGTCTGTCCCGTCGTCTGGAATCGGGCCTGCGTGACCAGTTCGGCAAGCGCACCCTGCACGAAGTGGTGTCGGGTGAGCGCGATGCGCTGATGGCTGACATCACCGCGTCGCTGAACAAGATGGCGGAAAAAGAGCTGGGTATCGAAGTGGTCGATGTCCGGGTCAAGGCCATCGATCTGCCGAAAGAAGTGAACCGCAGCGTGTTCGAACGTATGAGCACCGAGCGTGAGCGTGAAGCTCGCGAGCACCGCGCCAAGGGTAACGAGCTGGCTGAAGGCATCCGTGCCGACGCCGATCGTCAACGACGCGTGCTGCTGGCTGAAGCCTATCGTGAATCCGAGGAGATTCGCGGTGACGGTGACGCCCAGGCCGCTGCGATCTACTCCAAGGCCTACGGTCAGGATCAGGAGTTCTACGGTTTCTACCGTAGCCTTCGTGCCTACCGTGAAAGCTTCGCGAACAAATCCGACGTCCTGGTCCTTGACCCAAGCAGCGACTTCTTCCGTTACCTGGAAAAGTCCAAGCCTTGATACGACGTTGACCTGAATCATTCCGCCCGGCGGCTAAAACCTCGGGCGGGGTGATCCTTTGGGAAAACGTGTGTATGATGCGGCAGCCGGGAAATTCCCGGCTTTTTTGCGTCTGCACGTTTGATTGCTGTTTTTGTTGCAGAAGATCGGGTTGAATGGCCCGACAGTTTTTCGAGGAAAGTGATGGGCGAAGCCGGTAACAGGCCTTTCGCCGCGTCGTTCATGCGCGTGCGTTTTGAACGGGCCGGTCATTTTCTGCTTCACTCAAGGCTCGCCCTCGGGCTGGCCGCCCGGATCTAAGGGGAATGGCGTAATGGCAACGGTAGACCGCTGGCTGCTGCCAGATGGCATCGAAGAAGTAC is a window from the Pseudomonas gozinkensis genome containing:
- the hflC gene encoding protease modulator HflC; translated protein: MSNKSLIALIVGVVVVLVGWNCFYIVAQTERAVLLQFGRVVQADVQPGLHVKVPYVNQVRKFDARLMTLDAPTQRFLTLEKKAVMVDAYAKWRVKDAERFYTATSGLKQIADERLSRRLESGLRDQFGKRTLHEVVSGERDALMADITASLNKMAEKELGIEVVDVRVKAIDLPKEVNRSVFERMSTEREREAREHRAKGNELAEGIRADADRQRRVLLAEAYRESEEIRGDGDAQAAAIYSKAYGQDQEFYGFYRSLRAYRESFANKSDVLVLDPSSDFFRYLEKSKP
- the hflK gene encoding FtsH protease activity modulator HflK, which translates into the protein MAWNEPGGNSNNQDPWGGKRRNNGDRKGPPDLDEAFRKLQESLNGLFGGGKKRGDDGGGSGKSGGFGGLLGIGLVVLAAVWLYSAVYVVDEQEQAVVLRFGKYYETVGPGLNIYFPPIDKKYMENVTRERAYTKQGQMLTEDENIVEVPLTVQYKISNLQDFVLNVDQPEISLQHATDSALRHVVGSTAMDQVLTEGRELMASEIKERLQRFLDTYRTGITVTQVNVQSAAAPREVQEAFDDVIRAREDEQRSRNQAETYANGVVPEARGQAQRILEDANGYRDETVSRAKGEADRFTKLVAEYRKAPEVTRQRLYLDTMQEVFSSTSKVLVTGNKNGQSNLLYLPLDKMIQNSSGSNAPVTGSAAASNNTDVTPHVTDLPQSRTRETR
- the hflX gene encoding ribosome rescue GTPase HflX — protein: MFFERHGGGERVILVHLDGQDPEAREDPQEFQELANSAGAETVAFFNVPRHRPTAKYLIGSGKVEELRDLVHAEEADLVIFNHVLTPSQERNLERVFECRVIDRTGLILDIFAQRARTHEGKLQVELAQLDHMSTRLVRGWTHLERQGGGIGMRGPGETQLETDRRLLRVRLRQIKGRLEKVRSQREQSRRGRSRADIPTVSLVGYTNAGKSTLFNNVTKSEVYAADQLFATLDPTLRRLDLDDLGPIVLADTVGFIRHLPHKLVEAFRSTLEESSNSDLLLHVIDAAEPDRMLQIEQVMVVLGEIGAQDLPILEVYNKLDLLEGVEPQIQRDENGKPQRVWLSARDGTGLELLEQAIAELLGSDLFVGTLRLPQRFARLRAQFFELGAVQKEEHDEEGVSLLAVRLPRSELNRLVSREGVVPTEFIEQHTLQ
- the miaA gene encoding tRNA (adenosine(37)-N6)-dimethylallyltransferase MiaA, giving the protein MSQLPPAIFLMGPTAAGKTDLAIELTKVLPCELISVDSALVYRGMDIGTAKPSRELLAEYPHRLIDILDPAEAYSAADFRRDALVAMAEITARGKIPLLVGGTMLYYKALIEGLADMPAADPEVRAQIEEEAARLGWQALHDQLAIIDPESAARIHPNDPQRLSRALEVYRVSGQSMTELRLKQSVQSTEAAASGLQQLPYTVANLAIAPTNRQVLHERIKQRFTNMLEQGFIDEVVALRNRSDLHAGLPSIRAVGYRQVWDFLDGKLTSAEMQERGIIATRQLAKRQFTWLRSWKDLHWLDSLDCDNLPRALKYLGTISILS
- the hfq gene encoding RNA chaperone Hfq — encoded protein: MSKGHSLQDPYLNTLRKEKVGVSIYLVNGIKLQGTIESFDQFVILLKNTVSQMVYKHAISTVVPVRPIRLPSATESEAGDAEPGNA